One window of the Pyrinomonadaceae bacterium genome contains the following:
- a CDS encoding protein kinase — translation MIGAKLGNYRILEKIGAGGQGTVYKATDTKLGRAVVIKVLPPELTVKEANLKRFEREARLASALDHPNICTIFDLNEIGGVHFIAMQFVEGKNVRELVNGRPLDLRSALSITIQVADALAAAHGRGIVHRDIKAGNVMVTPTGQAKILDFGLAKLLDSEDLGGIHHTDLTEVGIPYGTATYAAPEQARGERVDARADIFSTGVLLYEMLTGMWPFQGKTSIDVRHAVLHDDPLPLDQARPDPTPARLQAILDRTIAKNPKDRYQKADVLRDELREVLRDVDSGTAFNEPLVPIAPKYLSGTSAVGRAMRWLRGVTGERTSQMRGSSSADRPVHETPVTSVGEGDRKSVAILPFKNLSSDPQSSFYEFSLADAVITELARVRSLVVRPSSEIVKYQGKQVDPREAGREMSVSAVLSAGFLRAGDRIRVTAQLVDVNSGELLWSDRIDADATDIINVQDTITQEICDGLRLELSSDEKDRLEQQKTANAEAYEEYLRGRDSLGRYIYHTIARKDIDEAIERFERAAEMDPSFALAHSALGAAYGSRVMKGFGEADDHALAREAFDKALALDPHLLEARLNMVFIYLSGGEKAKARAAVDELRREAPNDASVHFVRAVVARLDGDYEKALRSLDRMLKLNPSERVVVSYNRSRILTYLSRFDEAFAELGAGAAVEPDHPLIKTFRARALYYHGEPTKAAEILEAVLEQHPQLDGIRPIYATFLSALGFSEEARAQLTDEVVKTANTDHDIAYWLASAYAMEGERDPALQWLRRAIELGNENRPWFERDKNWESLRDDQEYQRILNSINVPMSRDEANP, via the coding sequence ATGATCGGCGCAAAACTTGGGAACTACAGGATCCTAGAGAAGATTGGCGCCGGTGGGCAGGGAACAGTTTACAAAGCGACCGATACGAAGCTTGGTCGCGCAGTTGTCATCAAAGTCCTTCCCCCGGAACTCACCGTTAAAGAAGCCAACCTGAAGCGTTTTGAACGCGAAGCGCGACTGGCCTCGGCGCTCGATCACCCGAACATCTGCACAATTTTCGACCTTAACGAAATCGGTGGCGTGCATTTCATCGCCATGCAGTTCGTCGAGGGCAAAAACGTCCGCGAGCTGGTGAATGGCCGTCCGCTTGATCTGCGCAGCGCGCTCTCAATCACAATCCAGGTCGCTGACGCGTTGGCCGCGGCGCACGGACGCGGCATCGTGCATCGCGACATCAAAGCCGGCAACGTCATGGTCACACCAACCGGTCAGGCGAAGATCCTGGACTTTGGTTTGGCGAAGCTTTTGGACAGTGAAGATCTCGGTGGCATACACCACACCGATTTAACCGAAGTTGGCATTCCGTACGGCACTGCGACGTACGCGGCGCCTGAACAAGCGCGCGGCGAACGGGTTGATGCGCGCGCGGACATTTTTTCCACCGGCGTTTTGCTGTACGAAATGCTCACCGGCATGTGGCCGTTTCAGGGTAAGACGAGCATCGATGTGCGCCACGCCGTGTTGCACGACGATCCGTTGCCGCTCGATCAGGCGCGACCGGATCCGACGCCGGCGCGGCTGCAAGCAATCCTCGATCGGACGATCGCAAAGAACCCGAAGGATCGTTATCAGAAAGCCGATGTGCTGCGCGACGAATTGCGCGAAGTGCTGCGTGACGTCGATAGCGGCACGGCGTTCAATGAACCGCTGGTGCCGATTGCTCCGAAATATTTATCGGGAACGAGTGCGGTTGGCCGCGCGATGCGCTGGTTACGCGGAGTAACGGGCGAGCGGACTTCACAGATGCGCGGATCCAGCTCCGCCGACCGGCCGGTACATGAAACGCCGGTGACGAGCGTGGGCGAAGGCGACCGCAAAAGCGTCGCGATCCTTCCTTTTAAGAATCTCAGCAGCGATCCGCAATCGAGCTTTTACGAATTTTCTCTCGCGGACGCGGTCATTACTGAGCTCGCGCGCGTGCGTTCGCTGGTCGTGCGGCCATCTTCGGAAATTGTGAAGTACCAGGGAAAGCAGGTCGATCCGCGCGAAGCCGGCCGTGAGATGAGTGTCTCAGCGGTGCTCTCCGCTGGTTTCCTGCGCGCCGGCGATCGCATTCGTGTCACCGCGCAGCTGGTGGACGTGAACTCAGGCGAGCTTCTGTGGAGTGACCGCATCGACGCCGACGCAACCGACATCATCAACGTGCAGGACACGATCACGCAGGAGATTTGCGACGGGTTGCGGCTGGAACTGTCGTCGGACGAGAAAGATCGGCTCGAACAGCAGAAGACTGCGAATGCCGAAGCCTACGAGGAATACCTGCGCGGCCGCGACTCGCTCGGCCGGTACATCTATCACACGATCGCGCGCAAAGACATCGACGAGGCGATCGAGCGTTTCGAACGCGCTGCGGAAATGGATCCTTCGTTTGCTTTGGCGCACAGCGCGCTGGGCGCCGCCTACGGCAGTCGCGTCATGAAAGGATTCGGCGAGGCCGACGATCATGCGCTGGCGCGCGAAGCCTTCGACAAGGCGCTCGCTCTCGACCCACATCTGCTGGAAGCCCGCTTGAACATGGTCTTCATCTACTTGTCTGGCGGTGAGAAAGCGAAGGCGCGCGCGGCCGTCGATGAGCTGCGACGGGAAGCACCAAATGATGCGAGCGTCCATTTTGTGCGCGCGGTGGTGGCGCGGCTCGACGGCGATTACGAGAAGGCGCTGCGCAGTTTGGATCGGATGCTGAAGCTGAACCCGAGCGAGCGCGTCGTGGTGAGCTACAATCGATCGCGCATCCTCACTTACCTCTCGCGCTTTGATGAGGCGTTTGCGGAATTAGGCGCCGGCGCCGCCGTCGAGCCGGATCATCCGCTGATCAAAACGTTTCGCGCGCGCGCATTGTACTACCACGGCGAGCCGACCAAGGCGGCCGAGATTCTCGAAGCAGTGCTTGAACAGCACCCGCAGCTCGACGGCATCCGCCCGATCTACGCGACGTTCCTGAGTGCGCTCGGGTTCAGCGAAGAAGCGCGCGCGCAATTAACCGACGAAGTCGTCAAGACAGCTAACACCGATCACGACATTGCGTACTGGCTCGCGTCGGCGTATGCGATGGAAGGCGAGCGCGATCCGGCTTTGCAGTGGTTGCGACGCGCGATTGAGCTCGGCAACGAAAATCGCCCCTGGTTCGAGCGTGACAAGAATTGGGAATCGCTGCGTGACGATCAGGAGTACCAGCGGATTCTGAATTCAATTAACGTCCCGATGTCGCGGGACGAAGCAAATCCCTAA
- a CDS encoding metallophosphoesterase family protein, whose protein sequence is MKTFVVGDIHGRCAQLRGLLDLLPRDEATDTLVFLGDLIDRGPDVPGCVEHVSKLCGDNPERVRCLRGNHEQMLLDFIDRKHTIWVEASTGGEQTFKQYTGKPWRLRTDADFWAASDAIAEAIPAEQLAFMRELPLYHEDEFALYVHAGLEDGKHPRDSSPHALLWTRNTDFYKSYRGKPCVFGHTPTPFLPLRGRLGRHGIYVHNSAIGIDTGYNLQSPLSCLSLPDFTLYQTFADGRTATHHITVMIPESLKEMQRNAAAGS, encoded by the coding sequence ATGAAAACATTCGTCGTTGGTGACATTCACGGCCGTTGTGCGCAGCTGCGCGGGCTACTCGATCTTCTGCCGCGTGATGAAGCCACGGACACGTTGGTTTTTCTCGGCGACCTCATCGATCGCGGGCCCGATGTGCCGGGCTGCGTCGAGCACGTTTCCAAACTCTGTGGTGACAATCCGGAACGCGTCCGGTGTCTGCGCGGTAATCACGAACAGATGCTGCTGGACTTTATCGATCGCAAGCACACGATTTGGGTCGAGGCCTCGACCGGAGGAGAACAAACTTTCAAGCAGTACACGGGCAAGCCCTGGCGTCTGCGCACGGATGCGGATTTCTGGGCCGCGAGTGACGCGATCGCAGAAGCGATTCCGGCAGAGCAACTCGCATTCATGCGCGAGTTACCGCTTTATCACGAGGACGAATTCGCGCTTTACGTTCATGCGGGTCTGGAAGATGGGAAGCATCCGCGCGACAGCTCACCTCACGCTCTGCTCTGGACACGCAACACCGACTTTTACAAAAGCTATCGCGGCAAGCCGTGCGTGTTCGGTCACACGCCGACGCCCTTCCTGCCGCTGCGCGGACGACTCGGCCGCCACGGCATCTACGTCCACAACAGCGCGATTGGCATCGACACGGGTTACAACCTGCAATCGCCGCTGTCGTGCCTCTCGCTGCCCGACTTCACTTTGTATCAGACGTTTGCCGACGGCCGCACCGCTACGCATCACATCACCGTAATGATTCCAGAAAGTTTGAAAGAGATGCAGCGGAATGCGGCGGCTGGTAGTTAA
- a CDS encoding ABC transporter permease, translating into MKLKIPKIFPTEVLRMALDSVRSNKFRSFLTVLGIVIGVFTAIVVASILTGMRQSLVAMIEDYGTNNIYAFHLTTGPRTNTDRAERLRKPLTVDDAEAIKAQAGAVEDIAVEAPNVGYSGGPFDDNITYRGNNYRWGNTTGVTANYADLTNVTIREGRFITDADDDQRRNVLVIGVNAADALFPGEQSNIAGKEVRMGGLNFEIVGVLEKRKAGFFGENEEDNAVYLPLRTAQKVAPARGWLLFVIKARAGQLNEALTQSEDILRRRRNVNFGDPNNFDIKTADNFVKQFDSITAMVGLIAIAISSLGLLVGGIGVMNIMLVSVTERTQEIGVRKALGARRRDITNQFLFEAMTLTFIGGMIGVLSAVGISNLIMLLIPSLPASVPTWAVVSGLSVSIFVGLVFGVWPARKAARLDPIECLRYE; encoded by the coding sequence GTGAAACTTAAGATTCCTAAAATCTTTCCGACAGAAGTTCTGCGCATGGCGCTGGACAGCGTCCGCTCGAATAAGTTTCGCAGCTTTCTGACCGTGCTCGGCATCGTTATTGGCGTGTTCACTGCCATCGTGGTGGCTTCCATCCTGACCGGCATGCGGCAGAGCCTGGTCGCCATGATTGAAGATTACGGCACGAACAATATCTATGCTTTTCACCTCACCACCGGCCCGCGCACAAACACAGATCGCGCCGAGCGCCTGCGTAAACCTCTGACGGTGGACGATGCCGAAGCAATCAAGGCCCAGGCGGGCGCCGTGGAAGATATTGCCGTTGAGGCGCCGAACGTTGGTTACAGCGGCGGACCGTTCGACGACAACATCACCTATCGGGGAAACAATTATCGCTGGGGAAACACGACGGGCGTGACCGCCAATTATGCGGATCTGACAAATGTGACGATTCGCGAAGGGCGCTTCATAACCGATGCTGACGATGATCAGCGCCGGAATGTCCTGGTGATTGGCGTCAACGCGGCCGATGCACTGTTTCCAGGTGAGCAGAGCAACATCGCCGGCAAGGAAGTTCGGATGGGTGGTTTGAACTTTGAGATCGTCGGCGTTCTGGAAAAGCGCAAAGCGGGCTTCTTCGGAGAGAACGAGGAAGATAATGCCGTGTATCTTCCGCTGCGCACCGCGCAAAAGGTTGCGCCCGCACGCGGTTGGCTGCTGTTTGTAATTAAAGCGCGAGCCGGCCAGCTCAATGAAGCACTGACGCAGTCGGAAGATATCCTCCGTCGCCGGCGCAACGTCAACTTTGGCGATCCAAACAACTTCGACATCAAAACGGCCGACAACTTCGTTAAGCAGTTCGACAGCATTACGGCAATGGTCGGGTTGATCGCGATCGCGATCTCCAGCCTTGGGCTGCTGGTCGGCGGCATCGGCGTCATGAACATCATGCTGGTCAGCGTGACTGAGCGCACTCAAGAGATTGGCGTGCGGAAAGCGCTGGGCGCGCGACGCCGCGACATCACCAATCAATTCCTTTTTGAAGCGATGACGCTCACGTTTATCGGCGGCATGATTGGTGTGCTGTCGGCGGTGGGCATCAGCAATCTCATCATGCTGCTTATTCCGAGCCTGCCGGCTTCAGTTCCTACCTGGGCCGTTGTCTCGGGATTGTCGGTGAGTATTTTCGTGGGACTCGTCTTCGGCGTCTGGCCCGCGCGCAAAGCCGCCCGCCTCGATCCGATTGAATGCCTGCGATACGAATAG
- a CDS encoding ABC transporter permease, whose translation MRYLYSVYSDSAKIALQSILAHKLRAFLTLIGIIIGVAAVVVVGASISGLNTYVTERVSKLLGANHFMIARMASHGRMSDEEYERRNRRNKRLNWDDYEWVRDRCQACSEVGVAMGAQADLSQDGVEFPGAIIFGVTANMETIEQKTINEGRFISPDDVTRSALVCVLGQEIREKYFGNTDPIGKTLKVRGLPMRVVGVEETRGSFFGDSMDRHIYIPATTHMQMFGRNNLQIHGGSSSRETFQAAIENARMELRNKHRLKGNEEDDFGVVDVEGLTNQIDQFTASIAAVVIPITAITLIVGGIVVMNIMLVSVTERTFEIGLRKAVGATRKQILVQFQIESAMLCGMGGLIGLLAAYGIVTLITAVAGITMTITIGYILLAVVVSTGVGMIAGIYPAFKAARLNPIIALTKTT comes from the coding sequence ATGCGATACCTGTATTCCGTCTATTCCGATTCCGCCAAAATCGCGCTTCAGTCCATCCTGGCGCACAAACTCCGCGCGTTTTTGACCCTTATCGGCATCATCATCGGCGTCGCCGCGGTGGTGGTCGTCGGCGCGTCGATTAGCGGCCTGAACACCTATGTGACTGAGCGCGTCTCGAAGCTTCTGGGCGCGAACCACTTCATGATTGCGCGCATGGCCTCGCACGGGCGGATGAGCGATGAAGAGTACGAGCGCCGGAATCGCCGCAATAAACGGCTGAACTGGGACGACTACGAATGGGTGCGCGACCGCTGCCAGGCGTGCTCGGAGGTCGGCGTCGCGATGGGCGCGCAGGCCGATCTCAGTCAGGACGGAGTCGAGTTCCCCGGCGCAATTATTTTCGGCGTCACCGCGAATATGGAGACGATCGAACAGAAGACGATTAACGAAGGCCGTTTCATTTCGCCCGACGACGTGACGCGTTCGGCGCTGGTATGCGTGCTCGGCCAGGAAATTAGAGAAAAGTATTTTGGGAACACGGACCCGATTGGCAAAACGCTGAAGGTCCGTGGATTGCCGATGCGCGTGGTCGGCGTCGAAGAAACACGCGGCTCGTTCTTTGGCGATTCGATGGACCGCCACATCTATATTCCCGCCACCACCCACATGCAGATGTTTGGGCGAAACAACCTGCAAATTCACGGCGGCTCGAGTTCGCGAGAAACCTTCCAGGCGGCCATCGAAAACGCGCGCATGGAGCTGCGCAACAAGCACCGGTTGAAGGGGAACGAGGAAGATGACTTTGGCGTAGTGGACGTCGAAGGGCTCACCAATCAAATCGATCAATTCACCGCCAGCATCGCCGCGGTGGTGATTCCGATCACGGCCATCACTCTGATCGTGGGCGGTATCGTCGTGATGAACATCATGCTGGTTAGTGTGACGGAACGAACGTTTGAGATCGGTTTGCGCAAAGCGGTGGGCGCGACGCGCAAACAAATCCTGGTGCAGTTTCAAATCGAATCCGCCATGCTCTGCGGGATGGGCGGTCTGATTGGGCTGCTCGCGGCCTACGGGATTGTCACCCTGATAACGGCAGTCGCCGGGATCACGATGACGATTACCATTGGCTACATTCTCTTAGCGGTCGTTGTATCAACCGGCGTGGGCATGATTGCCGGCATTTATCCGGCCTTCAAGGCCGCCCGGCTGAACCCGATTATTGCTTTGACAAAAACTACGTAG
- a CDS encoding ABC transporter permease/substrate-binding protein: MTEFLRSNWSDILAHIAQHVWLVFIAIAIAVAIGLPLGILITRRKRLRAPVLGIANVMQTIPSLALFGFLIPLPFIGGIGPRTAIVALVFYALLPIIRNTVTGIVGVDANVREAAVAMGMTDRQVLFQVELPLALSVILTGVRVAVVITIGVAIIAAAVGAGGLGEYIFRGLRVNDDRLLLAGAVPSALMALAADFGFTLIERRFDPNVSRQRRFPKPLRVVAVTVLAAGVLAMGYAALKSFRGTASDGRARVVVGSKDFTESVLLAEIVAQMLEAKNVTVDRRFDLGGNLVHTALTAGQIDLYPEYTGTAFTAILQHPPVTDPKAVYDQVRREYGEQFNVEVSPPLGFDNTFAILVRGEDARKLNLKTVSEAARHSPQWQAGFGHDFISRQDGYPGFSRTYGLKFRAIREMALDLTYTALSSRQVDMIAGNSTDGRIASLDLVQLEDDRRYFPPYEAVFMTRRDALARVSALADALQILGGAISTDEMRKLNYEVDGARRDKKVVVREWLLKKGFIQ; encoded by the coding sequence ATGACCGAATTCCTTCGATCCAACTGGTCTGACATTCTGGCGCACATCGCGCAGCATGTCTGGCTGGTTTTCATCGCGATCGCGATTGCGGTCGCGATCGGATTGCCGCTCGGCATCCTGATCACGCGGCGCAAACGTCTGCGCGCGCCCGTGCTGGGCATCGCGAACGTCATGCAGACGATTCCGAGTCTCGCGTTGTTCGGGTTTCTGATTCCACTTCCCTTCATCGGCGGCATCGGTCCACGCACGGCGATCGTAGCGCTCGTCTTTTACGCGCTGCTGCCAATCATTCGTAACACAGTGACGGGAATCGTTGGTGTCGACGCGAATGTCCGCGAAGCCGCCGTCGCGATGGGAATGACTGATCGGCAGGTGCTGTTTCAGGTCGAGTTGCCGCTCGCGTTGAGTGTCATCCTCACCGGCGTGCGCGTCGCGGTAGTGATCACAATTGGCGTGGCGATCATCGCGGCCGCAGTTGGCGCCGGCGGGTTGGGGGAATACATCTTTCGAGGTTTAAGGGTGAACGATGATCGTCTTCTGCTTGCCGGAGCGGTACCATCGGCGTTGATGGCTCTGGCGGCGGATTTCGGCTTTACGTTGATCGAAAGACGATTTGACCCAAACGTGTCGCGTCAGCGGCGATTTCCGAAACCACTGCGCGTAGTGGCTGTGACTGTTCTGGCGGCAGGCGTGCTCGCGATGGGTTATGCGGCGCTAAAGAGTTTCCGCGGCACAGCCTCTGACGGTCGGGCTCGAGTAGTCGTTGGCTCGAAGGATTTCACGGAATCCGTCCTGCTTGCTGAGATTGTCGCGCAGATGCTCGAAGCCAAGAATGTCACGGTGGACCGGCGTTTTGACTTGGGAGGAAACCTGGTGCACACGGCACTGACTGCCGGGCAAATCGATCTCTATCCTGAATACACCGGCACAGCCTTCACGGCGATTCTCCAACACCCGCCCGTCACCGATCCTAAAGCTGTCTACGATCAGGTCAGACGCGAGTACGGCGAACAATTCAACGTCGAAGTAAGTCCGCCGCTCGGCTTCGACAACACCTTCGCGATCCTGGTGCGGGGTGAAGACGCGCGTAAATTAAATCTGAAAACCGTCTCGGAAGCGGCGAGACACTCGCCACAATGGCAAGCCGGCTTTGGGCATGACTTCATCAGTAGACAGGATGGTTACCCCGGCTTCTCACGCACGTACGGTTTGAAATTCCGTGCAATCCGCGAGATGGCGCTGGACTTAACTTATACCGCGTTGTCTTCGCGCCAGGTCGATATGATCGCGGGAAATTCAACCGATGGGCGGATTGCTTCTCTCGATCTGGTGCAACTCGAAGATGATCGGCGCTATTTCCCGCCGTACGAAGCGGTGTTCATGACCCGCAGAGATGCCCTGGCGCGGGTTTCGGCGTTGGCCGACGCCCTGCAAATACTCGGCGGTGCGATTTCCACCGACGAAATGCGGAAGCTGAACTACGAGGTGGACGGCGCGCGGCGAGACAAGAAGGTTGTTGTCCGTGAGTGGCTTTTGAAAAAGGGCTTTATACAATAA
- a CDS encoding ATP-binding cassette domain-containing protein codes for MNVNAVTPLVEFREVTFAVQPNTSGPIIDRLSFSVQSGETLVLLGESGCGKTTTLRLVNRLLTPTSGEVVVDGKPTIEWDVIRLRRRTGYVIQEAGLFPHFTVAENVALVPSLENWEKDRTRDRVEELLTLVGLEPARFGDRYPRELSGGQRQRVGVARALAADPPLLLMDEPFGALDPLTRASLQKEFAQLKSSLGKTVVFVTHDVREALLLGSRIALMSAGKIVLIETPEGFVKSENELAQAYLETLKADLATAP; via the coding sequence TTGAACGTTAACGCAGTAACACCCCTCGTTGAATTTCGCGAAGTTACATTCGCGGTCCAACCTAACACGTCGGGGCCGATCATCGATCGATTGAGTTTCAGTGTTCAGTCAGGCGAAACACTTGTGTTGCTCGGCGAATCAGGCTGCGGCAAGACGACCACGCTGCGCCTGGTAAATCGCTTGCTGACGCCGACCTCGGGTGAGGTTGTCGTCGACGGAAAACCGACAATCGAATGGGACGTAATTCGTTTGCGACGACGGACGGGTTATGTGATTCAGGAAGCCGGGTTGTTTCCGCATTTCACGGTCGCCGAGAACGTGGCGCTGGTGCCCTCGCTGGAGAATTGGGAGAAAGACCGGACCCGCGATCGCGTTGAAGAGTTGTTGACCCTGGTTGGACTCGAGCCTGCTCGCTTTGGAGATCGCTATCCCCGCGAGTTGTCGGGCGGTCAACGCCAGCGGGTCGGAGTCGCGCGCGCTTTAGCTGCCGATCCGCCGCTGCTTTTAATGGACGAGCCCTTCGGTGCGCTTGATCCATTGACGCGCGCATCTTTACAGAAAGAATTTGCGCAACTGAAATCCAGTTTGGGTAAGACCGTGGTTTTTGTGACGCACGATGTGCGCGAAGCCTTGCTGCTCGGGTCGCGCATCGCGTTGATGTCGGCGGGCAAGATTGTGCTGATCGAAACGCCGGAAGGATTCGTCAAGTCCGAGAACGAATTGGCGCAAGCATATTTGGAAACGCTGAAAGCGGATTTGGCCACCGCTCCGTAG
- the eno gene encoding phosphopyruvate hydratase — translation MSQIDRIHAREILDSRGNPTLEADVILVSGARGNAAVPSGASTGEHEAVELRDGDPKRYLGKGVLNAVRHVNEIIATELKGMDVLDQRAVDRKLIEIDGTPNKSKLGANALLGVSMASARAAANFRKLPLYRHIGGDAANTLPVPMMNIINGGAHADNNVDFQEFMIVPVGVDRFTEALRTGAEIFHTLKSVLKKKGYATSVGDEGGFAPNLKSNEEAIETIIEAIAQAGYEAGRDVLLALDPASSEFYDGSAYVFKKSDGRKLSNEQMVAFWSDWVSKYPIISIEDGMAENDWDGWKALTEAIGNRVQLVGDDLFVTNTRFLQKGIDLGVANSILIKVNQIGTLTETLECIELAKSNGRTAVISHRSGETEDSFIADLAVATNAGQIKTGSLSRSDRIAKYNQLLRIEEELGRAARYPGNTVFSQNRLR, via the coding sequence ATGAGCCAAATCGATCGAATTCACGCACGCGAAATTCTGGATTCACGCGGCAATCCAACTCTTGAAGCTGACGTCATTCTCGTAAGCGGTGCGCGCGGGAACGCGGCTGTTCCCTCCGGGGCTTCCACCGGAGAACACGAAGCGGTTGAGCTGCGCGACGGAGATCCCAAACGCTACCTGGGCAAAGGCGTCTTAAACGCGGTCCGGCATGTCAACGAAATCATCGCGACCGAGCTAAAAGGAATGGACGTGCTCGATCAACGCGCGGTCGATCGCAAACTGATTGAGATCGACGGGACGCCGAACAAATCGAAGCTGGGAGCGAACGCTCTACTGGGGGTGTCGATGGCGTCGGCGCGCGCGGCTGCGAATTTTCGGAAGCTGCCGCTGTATCGACACATCGGTGGTGACGCGGCGAACACTTTGCCGGTGCCGATGATGAACATCATTAACGGCGGCGCGCATGCCGACAACAACGTCGATTTTCAGGAGTTCATGATCGTTCCTGTCGGCGTTGACCGGTTCACAGAAGCGCTGCGCACGGGCGCGGAAATTTTTCACACGCTCAAATCAGTTTTGAAGAAGAAAGGCTATGCGACGAGCGTCGGGGACGAAGGCGGCTTTGCCCCAAACCTGAAATCGAACGAAGAAGCCATCGAAACGATCATCGAAGCGATAGCTCAAGCCGGTTACGAAGCGGGCCGCGATGTTTTGCTCGCGCTCGATCCGGCGTCGAGTGAGTTCTATGACGGTTCGGCCTACGTATTCAAGAAATCCGACGGGCGGAAACTTTCGAATGAACAGATGGTTGCTTTTTGGTCAGACTGGGTCAGCAAGTATCCGATCATCTCGATCGAAGACGGCATGGCCGAAAATGATTGGGACGGATGGAAAGCTCTGACCGAAGCAATTGGCAATCGGGTGCAACTCGTCGGCGACGATCTCTTCGTCACCAATACCAGGTTCCTGCAAAAGGGAATCGATCTCGGGGTGGCGAACTCGATTCTGATTAAGGTTAATCAGATTGGTACCTTGACCGAAACGTTGGAATGCATTGAGCTCGCCAAGTCGAACGGCCGGACCGCGGTCATCTCGCATCGTTCGGGCGAAACTGAGGATTCGTTCATTGCGGATCTCGCGGTGGCAACAAACGCGGGCCAGATCAAAACTGGTTCGCTTTCCCGCAGTGACCGCATCGCGAAATATAATCAGTTGCTGCGGATCGAAGAGGAACTCGGCCGCGCGGCGCGTTATCCGGGTAATACGGTGTTTAGTCAGAACCGCCTGCGGTAG